Sequence from the Solea senegalensis isolate Sse05_10M linkage group LG1, IFAPA_SoseM_1, whole genome shotgun sequence genome:
GCTCTTGCATTCTTGTCGACAGGCCCTCCCAGCGCAGACGGGCCTCTTCATTCTCAGCAGTTAGCATACAGACATGGACACCAAGCTCAGCTGTTTCTGTGTTGGCTCTATGGAGCGCCTCCCTGGATTCACTGCTTTCGAGGCACAAGGATTCATATCGCAGCTTCAGTTTATTAAGCTCTTCCCTGGAGGCAGTCACCTCCGCAGCCAGGCCAACTCGAGCCTGAGCCTCAACGTCTCGCTCATGGATAAGAGCCTCCTCTCGCTCCCTTGAATGAAGAATCTCATCCACATGCCGGCGGTTGAGATCCTCCACCTGGGCCTTGAGTTGTTCGGCTAAAACACGGAGGTCCTCTCTGGAAGCCTCTGTCACCTCCTGCAGGGCCTGAAGTTTCATTCTCTCCGCAGTTCCCGAGAGAAGCTGAGCCCTCAGCTCCACCACCTCTTCACGAAGTCGATGCACCTCCCTTAAGTTGAGCTCCAGTTGAGCCTCAGCTATCACCAGCCTGACTGGGCCCTCTTTGTTTTCCGCTGAGGAACTCTGATGGTCAACATGAAGCTTCTGCATTTTCTCATTACTCTCTGCAGCTCCCTTTTCATCATGCAGCTCTTCGGGCCTTCTCTCCAGTTCCTCTGCTCTAGCCTGCAGAAGCTCACATTTAACGGTCTGGTCTCTGAGTTTTGTCTCAGTTTCTTGGAGTTTTTCAAGTAACTCTGCTTGAATTCTTTGGGACACTGTGAGGttcttttcaaacactgaagcttTAATGGTAAGAGAGTCAAACTCCTGCTGAGCTCTTGCCAAGTCCTTCTTTAACAATGACTGAACCTCAACAAGGTCCCTATTCTCATTTTCTAGCTTCTTCAATTGAGCATCTACTTCCTGCTCCTGGACAAGTGCCTTCTGAACAGTCTCCTCCAAACGCAGGTTTTCGTCTAAAAGCTGCTTTTCTCGGGCTTCCACGTCCATATTTGTTGCCTCTtctctatttttaaaatgtttttctgaagCTTTCAAGACAGCTAGCTGATCTAACAAGGCTGCCCTGCTTTTTGTTAGGTCTGCGATGCTATCTTCACTCGTCTTTATTGTTCGATGAAGCTTAGCGTTTATTTCTGTGAGGTTGCTGCATTGTGTTTTGTACTCCTCAATGTTTTTGGTTTGATCAAAGGTGAATTcattaacatcaacatttaatttctccacctgctcctccaAGTGTTTGATTCTCTCTGAACTGATAACtagctctttctctctgttttttatagtttttcttAAATCCAGAATGAGGTTCTCAAGTTCCTCATTCTGGCTTATACTGATGCTACATCTCTgcccttcctcctccctctctagCTGCAGCCTTTTCCTTAGTTCCTCTGCCTGCCGTTCTCTGCACTCCAGTGACAATTGTAGATCCTGAAGCTGGGCTCTCAGGTTCcctgtctccttctctttcaAACTCAATGTCCCTTGAATGCGACTGACCACCCCTTGGAGCTCTTCCAACCGTCTGACTGCCTCTTCCCGTTCCTCATGGGCTCCAGTTTTTACTTCAGCTAGCTTCTCCTTACTGTTTCTCAAGTCTTCTTCCCTGAGTTTGAGTTCCTGTGATAAGCGCTCAGAGTGCCTGGCCATGTCTTCAGCCTCCTTCTTCGCGTCtagcctctcctcctctgctgtcttcAGTTTATCCAGTAGGTCGTGCATTTTCCAAGCTGAGTCACAGTAGCTGGCTGTTTGTTGGTCCTTTTCTTTAAGTGATTGATCCAACTTAGTGATAAGATCCATATTTTTGTCCTCAGCAGCTGTGAGTCTGTCGTGAAGTTCACTATTTATTGTTTCCCTACATGTGTGAAGATGATTCGTTGTCTCCACATTAGCTATTTCTTGGCAAGTTTGGGCTTCGGTGGATACTAAATGGCCAGATGACCTTTGAGCTGCCAGCTCTCCTTGAAGGTCTTTAACCACACcctttagctcaatagcttcttTGCTTAACTCCTGAATCTGTACGAGAAGCTCCTGCTGTCTCAGCTCAGACTGGTCCAGCTCGATGCGGAGATTCTCTGCAATACTGCAGGGAGAGGGCTCCTCCAGTTCACTAAGGAGACTGTGATTCAAGTCTGGGATCGGAAGAAACTCTTGTGCCTGGAcagaacaaaataaagacaagcCTATAtcaaaaagtcattaaaatgacatgtcaATTGAGTCCAAGTTATTTAATGAAGTTGTCAATGATTTGCTCATgctgaaaatgcattttttccccctctataTTAAAcgttaataaaataatgattattgaTGCAACAGTAATATTTACTTAATGTTTCTTCACTTATCAACACAATGTGCCATTTAACCCAACTATTGCATGCGGCTTTATACAGTCATGAGTATGTACCTGGGACTGTGAATAATTGCCAACCAAACTGTTGATGCTGGAGCAACGACTTGGAGGCTTCCACAGGAAAGCAGACAAGGCCGAGCCTAAAGTCCGCCTTAAGCAAAATGAGACACCAAATATTAAGATATTTTAACATCAGATGAACCAAACATGAGATAAAAAGGTAACGGTCTAATcccaacataaaaaaatcacattgacAGAATCTACAATAACCATTTAGTAATAGTTCCCCTTGTTTCTTAATATGACCCCATTTCCTGGTAGGGACTATGTGATTTTGTTGTAGCTATACAAAGACAAGATTTTTGCATCTTCTTAGTATTTTGTGCCGAGAGTTTCCAGGAAAGAAGCAGGAAATGTTGTGTCATTTCGTAGCTACAGGCAACAGCTTTGTTTTCatacaaactcaaacacactaATATTAATCTTTCTAATTAGAAACTTTGATAGGTGTAAAACGACAATCTTATACAATCTACTGCAATCCAATACCATAAATAGCACAGTCAGATTAAACTATGGTTAATAACTGACAGTTAGAGATAACATTCTGGGCTGAGCTTCCTGTTTAACAGTTACTACAACTATGCTCAGGTAAATGTTATGTGGAAAGTTTACCCACTGCGCAATATCTCCGTTTTTTTGAAACACAATTTATAAAACCTTTTCattgtttcaaataaatgtcacaactactattttgaagaaaatgacTGACTGAAGGATaccaaaacaccaaactaacataaacacagtttgcaatattttgcagtatttaaattattgtttcCTCAATCTCTTAAGACATATCATAGTTaatgtatatatgcagtattaatataatacatttaaaatagatcacattttttataatataacaaaaatgacatatgtaacaatataatcacaatttgaaagaaacaaattaaatgtatttgcagCTAATCTTTAATTGTACAACAggatttaaataataatcactttATTACAATTCCATAAAACAACAGCGCAATTTCTTCTTTGAAAAAAACTGTAACCATTCCCCGTAGAGTAAGTGCAAATTAATGAGAAGGAAGTGAAAAGTTTTGGCAAAGGTGTTGACGTGATGAATGGTGATCAATGTTCACACCCTGTTGGCACCCACATCCTCttatacacacatttgcacacacattcaAGCCAAAAAAAGAGCTGTGACTGTGCTGAGTGATCAGCTAATTAAGTGTTTcttcacattttgaaatacCTAATACTGCACCATTATTCTCTAATAATCAAACTTACATGGTGCGTTATTTCATCATACTTAAAGTCGTTATCCGATAATTTTTGGTAATTATTTCCACCCTCAGAATGATACTTAACCTCTCAACTCAACTGTTAGGTGTAAACAGTTGCCTTTCGTTACCTTGCAAATGCCGGCCAGTCCGCATCGAGGTCGTAGCCTCTGGCTGCCACGTCAAACTGGATCTGATTGAGCTCATAAAGATGGTTGATGATGTCAGCTGTGAGGTGACACTTGAGGAATGGACTGCGGGCGTAATACCAGTCACTGAATAGGaagaatataaacagaaaaacatgaagagCATGAATACTGTATagagtacacatacacacacttaaaacttAAACTAAATTGACACTTGATCATTTGAAAAGAGGAAGTGTACAAGTCTACAAGTGTGGGGCAGTTCTtgcaaaagaagaaataagatATTAACCTGGAACAGAGAGTCACACTTCCTACAAAAGGATGTGAACATAAATGCCAACACATAACCCCACAACAAATCCAGACGATTTctaacacagaaaataaatagacTTGTGTGCGCATACATCTGGCTCCTCTGACCTTGTGACCACCTGGTTTATGAGACACTGCTGCAGCGTGTCTGCCAGACGTTGGTGGACGAGTGAGTAGCGGATGAAGGCCCGTCCTTTACCCAGTGACGTCTTCAACTGAGAATGcacaaaaatattcactttagtGTATGTTCTACTTGTATAGTCCAGAGACTGaaggaaaaatgaaatataactGTCTATCAGTGACCATTGcttgaaaataacaaaataaaataaattaaaatagtcaccttttatttttgtattaagaAATGTAACtaaatttagttttaaatgaacCCAAAAGAAATGAAGGTGAAATAGGTCCATCGTCATCACATGGAGACTTTCCTGACCAGACATTCAAATACACTGACAGATGGAGAGGGGTTTAGTTAAGACAACAGACTCACAGATCTACCATAAGGACACCAGCTGGAGACTCTGTTATGTATGTAGCGAACATacaagatgatgatgatgagcaaaAGAATAGTAAAAGTAATATGTGTAAGAAATTTCCCCAACACTATTGTCAGCTGTTATCAACTGAACTGTTACATTTGAAGAGAAGTATACTGGCACAAAAAATCCCACAtgatatggtaaaaaaaaaaaatcaaattgtgattattttggctaatattgtgattaaaatacaattcaaataTCTGACAACTTGCACATTTTGGCCCATCTATCAATCACTttcaacacatttacacacatttaaccCTCCCTGGTTAAATGTGAGAAAAACGACATATGCTGGTGACTGAAATTAGGAGAGCAGTTGACACTGATGTGATGCTGAAGTAGACTTCATAAGGAACTTTTACAACGATAACTCAGCTGGTTATCTTCATTaactactacaacaacaaaaaaaatcactcccaaaataaaatgtccactgtttatgatctgtattacaaaTTCTGCAATAACACCATTTCCTTGGCTTAAAACTAAAGAAgtgttattaagtgactttttttttctttttttaaaacatacttTTGTCGTCTCTATGTACTTCTTTAAtcaatgtgtttaatatttaatttataatatttgctttatttaacaAATACACTGTAACAAATCACATATACCTTATCACAAGTTATCTTCCTACCACTTTAATAAAGGTTTTACTGCTTTTcattgttaaataataatatataaataataataataatgataatgtgtatctatatctatctatatatatatatatatatacatatatatatatatatatatgtatatatactgtatatatgtatgtatatatactgtatatatatgtatgtatatatactgtatatatatgtatgtatatatatatatacataaataaaacagatgtcTGTGACACACAGGCTGATACACAAGCACAAGTACACAAACTAAGACTATTCTACAACAACAGTTAGTGGAGAATGACGCTCACCACTGTGGGTTCCCaggacagaagaggaagaagaaactGCACAGACTCCATGTACCTGACTGACCAGGATtgctagtttgtgtgtgtgtgtgtgtgtgtgtgtgtgtgtgtgtgtgtgtgtgcacttgtgttgCACGCCATGACAGGGCTGAAGACAAGAAGAGTGTGACTGTGTCGCACTGGGAGATTACCTCAGGGATAGATTTAACAAATCGGATGCCATCGTTAGCTCCCTTGATCTTAATCAGGCAGTCACAGAAGTAATCCCAGTAGTCTTTCCTCTGGCCAAgaaaggttttcttttctttctggtCAAACTAAAGAAACATGAAGGATGTCATTATAGCCACTGCCTCAGCAGTGTTGATTGTACAATAGGGCAGTCAGTTTTTCTTGATATTTTTTTCAGCGTGGAATGCTTGATCTGGAATCTATGTTTCCATCTCATGAAGACCACTTATAATCCAGAAACATCTCTCTGCAGATagcaagacaaaaaaagctAATGCGGGCTCATAAATGTCTGCGTACATATAACAGGGATATCTGCATGCTCTGAGCATGCATTATTGTCCTTGCGTAAATctattgtaaaaaataaaataaaaaagaaattgaaagtcacacttacattacattacatgtcatttagcagacgcttttatccaaagtgacctacaataagtgcatttaaacatttgggtacaaatgaTCCCGAACACTTGATCCCGATCAGGTTGGCAGACTTTTGTTTATGACAAATATTATCAGGAATGGTGTTAAGACGGTAGCCTTGGCTGTCAGTTGTGACTGAAATGCTGTCGTagcttcctcctgttgtcagtgatttccCATTCAggggttgtttttgtgttcatatttaTTTGAGAAATTATGGCtcaaaaagtgacagccctattGCACAAAAATTCTGActgacttttaaaaaacaagctCAAAACAACCAGTCATTATGTTACCATCTCAGGTCACTTCATGTAAAATGTACACTTCAagataaccctaacccacttAGTTTAGTTTTATAAATCAGCTCATGGCCCTTGCAGAGCCATGTAATCACACTCTCAAATCTCAAACATTTAGTATATTATGgtggttagttagttagctgtcaataaaaacaacttgGCGTAAGTGCAAAAAATGAGCTGATCCCCACTTCTTAAATATTAAGATGTCCTCCATCATCACCCCTTAAATTATATTTTGGAACATAACAGAAGTTAGTTGTTGCCCTAGTAGATTTATGTAAACCCACCTGGAGCAGATATTCTATCTTATAGAAGAACTTGTGCAGGTTGGCGCTGTCATCTGTTACGGGTTCACCACACTCCCTGTATTCTTTACTCAACTCCAACACAgcatctaaataaaaaaaaggtgatggTGTTattaacacataaacacacacataacacatgtCCGtgcaaagtaaaaataaatagtttaaggtaaaatgcacacatttcaCCATGCAACTTCTCTATTAGACGTAGATCGTCACCATCCACAAAACACCTCCTGACAAGATGCTGCAATTAATTATTTATGTGGGGTAGAAACAGACAGCAAGTGTGTTTGGCTAGATTTCTTTCTGTCgtttcttttaataattaacaGACTTACAATAACAAATGATATTAGAGCCGCAACAACCTTTTATATATAGATTATCTTGATTGGTTgattaattaaataacaatCTGCTGACGCTGATCAATAGAAATAGCAAACAGGTGTGGTGGTAACATGGGTTGAGAAAAGGTGCTTTTTGAATAAAGATTATTGCagaatattcattttttacagtatattacttGTAGGGTTATGTCGGAGGTGTCCTGGGTACCTAATACAGTGACCAGTGAGGTAAAGTGTGTTATTGTATGTGTGGACAGCATAATTACCATGCAGATCTCTGATAATCCTCTGCAGTTGATTATCTCCAACTGACGAGCAGGAGGCCATTGTGGAGAAAACGTGAGCAGTAGGACTCTGCAGTAGGAttcaaacagacatttaaaatttATTTAACATGTGACTGGAATGTTGTCGTAATATAAAGACACTGTTCCTCCACTACAATAAACCACCAGCATGTGTAAAAGTGAACCTGTACCAAAGACGCAACCGGCACAAAAATAGTACTGTCCTAAATGGGTTTCCTGCTCTCTCCCTTTCATAAAAACATCGCTGTGAATCCTGGCCACATAAAGCTGACAACACAACACTCAGCATGCGTGGATGTGTgacacactgaagaaaacacattacGTAGCCAAGTTAGCTCGTTCTGCCCGCAGAGAGGGGTCCAGCCTCACTGTAACGACGACAGGTGAAAGCAGcaacagtgacatcatctcGCCGACATGAGATGTATCTCCGACAGTCGTGTTACAGTAGACAAGTTGacttaaatcacttaaaaatagttttttaagCAACAAACTGCAACGTAAACAATGGATTTAAGGCATGCACCTGCTGTGAGCTCTCCATTCCCTGGCCTCGTTATTAAATAACATCAATTCCACCTCATAAACCGCCGCGTTTTGGTTACAAATCACTGAAAACACCTTACaattgaaataaaatggaaattaaaCACGTACTTTGATGTGAAAATATGTCCAGAGTGTCCGGTTTATAGGTGAAGTAGCAGAAACATGCTGTCGTTGTGGGGGCGGGCACTGTGAGTGATTGACAGTTTCAACGACGAAACAGACGCCATCTGCTGCTGGGGAAGTTTGGTTGAGAGACACAGaaatctgaaaaacagaaatctgAGACCATAATAagtacattatacatatatatatataaataaatatatatatttatataaacacacacacatatatacacactatgtatgtgtgtttatgtatatatatatgttaaaaaagCCTTCAATGCATGTTTTGCGTTGTTAAAAGTAATTTTAGAATATATGtaaacattacatgtcatttagcagacgcttttatgcaaagcgacttacaatggaattaagtacaatcagcgaggggtagactcgaacttgcgaccattgtgaccatgttgttgtgaccatgatgtttttcgcacattaggtaccggtcttaaccactgagccactccacccctgaAGAGCTTGTCAATATGTATTCACAACCAGCTGATTTACACGTGACCACTGATAATAATAgaaaattaaatagaaaatgtattaaatgaaatgtaataaatgtcaaGATGAAAAGTTGAGatgtgatataataataatagttattagtagtagtagtagtagtaatactagtagtagtattaacaatcatttatttttattaaatacagAAAGTATTGTGAGATAATTTG
This genomic interval carries:
- the LOC122775087 gene encoding FYVE and coiled-coil domain-containing protein 1-like — translated: MASCSSVGDNQLQRIIRDLHDAVLELSKEYRECGEPVTDDSANLHKFFYKIEYLLQFDQKEKKTFLGQRKDYWDYFCDCLIKIKGANDGIRFVKSIPELKTSLGKGRAFIRYSLVHQRLADTLQQCLINQVVTSDWYYARSPFLKCHLTADIINHLYELNQIQFDVAARGYDLDADWPAFARRTLGSALSAFLWKPPSRCSSINSLVGNYSQSQAQEFLPIPDLNHSLLSELEEPSPCSIAENLRIELDQSELRQQELLVQIQELSKEAIELKGVVKDLQGELAAQRSSGHLVSTEAQTCQEIANVETTNHLHTCRETINSELHDRLTAAEDKNMDLITKLDQSLKEKDQQTASYCDSAWKMHDLLDKLKTAEEERLDAKKEAEDMARHSERLSQELKLREEDLRNSKEKLAEVKTGAHEEREEAVRRLEELQGVVSRIQGTLSLKEKETGNLRAQLQDLQLSLECRERQAEELRKRLQLEREEEGQRCSISISQNEELENLILDLRKTIKNREKELVISSERIKHLEEQVEKLNVDVNEFTFDQTKNIEEYKTQCSNLTEINAKLHRTIKTSEDSIADLTKSRAALLDQLAVLKASEKHFKNREEATNMDVEAREKQLLDENLRLEETVQKALVQEQEVDAQLKKLENENRDLVEVQSLLKKDLARAQQEFDSLTIKASVFEKNLTVSQRIQAELLEKLQETETKLRDQTVKCELLQARAEELERRPEELHDEKGAAESNEKMQKLHVDHQSSSAENKEGPVRLVIAEAQLELNLREVHRLREEVVELRAQLLSGTAERMKLQALQEVTEASREDLRVLAEQLKAQVEDLNRRHVDEILHSREREEALIHERDVEAQARVGLAAEVTASREELNKLKLRYESLCLESSESREALHRANTETAELGVHVCMLTAENEEARLRWEGLSTRMQELEDEATLEAERLNSCNAELRQANQHLLNQLHNEEDVLATKQQLQKLSEAQQEAETLKKTNQDEIEALHFQLSSQATNYDSQLQGVTQMLQTLKLHLVTEQEKVMDLENKLKELKAENQRCCQQIEEKNHQMAEYENLIQQKEGEIIHLKENLSRSEEGLQAAQETCQEMSENLRRVTQDKQSFDLKTAAELDDLYRTKINLEERLVELIREKDALWQKTDALEFEQKLRDEETERDVNYCLGCHSQFSWWLRKYNCRLCGRPFCYYCCSNTVSTQQGGNRERCCADCYNQHSAVVERHPQEEVAHSTPLTPFSRLLQAGRAVTSVSGENEDDKRDDGVFDIITDEEVSVVSDSLSFATACSPEHGQQGAAQLSSSASAGDITSEDTEDLSAAVQDAEICLLKSGELTLSVPFTIDEISEFGDGAQELFIKSSCYSTIPITMSIPGPTVTWTFTSEPKSISFSVVYRESTETPLEQAKVLIPLTRCNSHKETIQGELKVRNPGEYTLIFDNSFSRFISKNVLYHLSLAKPVVYDGTDLP